The following are from one region of the Coffea eugenioides isolate CCC68of chromosome 2, Ceug_1.0, whole genome shotgun sequence genome:
- the LOC113759310 gene encoding 3-phosphoshikimate 1-carboxyvinyltransferase 2: MAQAIQAPQFTTPKVSKLQNQYSSPHSLIFGSRIAKGSPKYSWVLSKDSMLTRGRSPLKVFASVAAAEKPSTVPEIVLQPIKEISGTVKLPGSKSLSNRILLLAALAEGRTVVDNLLDSDDIHYMLGALKTLGLHVEDNRAVQQAIVEGCGGLFPVGKESKGEIQLFLGNAGTAMRPLTAAVAAAGGNSSYVLDGVPRMRERPIGDLVSGLKQLGSDVDCFLGTNCPPVRVVGKGGLPGGKVKLSGSISSQYLTALLMAAPLALGDVEIEIIDKLISVPYVEMTLKLMDRFGVTVEHSGSWDRFLVHGGQKYKSPGKAYVEGDASSASYFLAGAAVTGGTITVEGCGTGSLQGDVKFAEVLEEMGAEVTWTENSVIVKGPRRDSSRRKHLRAIDINMNKMPDVAMTLAVVALFADGSTAIRDVASWRVKETERMIAICTELRKLGATVEEGPDYCIITPPEKLNITSIDTYDDHRMAMAFSLAACAGVPVTIKDPGCTRKTFPDYFDVLEKFSKH; encoded by the exons ATGGCTCAAGCAATCCAAGCTCCTCAATTCACTACACCTAAAGTCTCAAAACTCCAAAACCAGTATTCTTCACCACATTCTTTAATCTTTGGGTCAAGAATTGCGAAAGGTTCACCAAAATATTCATGGGTTTTGAGTAAAGATTCGATGTTGACTAGAGGTAGGTCTCCTTTGAAGGTTTTTGCTTCAGTGGCCGCGGCTGAGAAGCCGTCTACTGTGCCAGAGATTGTGCTTCAGCCTATTAAAGAGATATCTGGCACCGTCAAGTTGCCTGGCTCAAAATCCCTCTCCAATCGCATTCTTCTCCTTGCTGCCCTGGCTGAG GGAAGAACTGTTGTTGATAACTTGTTGGACAGTGATGATATCCATTACATGCTCGGTGCTTTAAAGACACTGGGTCTGCATGTGGAAGATAATCGCGCTGTACAGCAAGCAATTGTAGAAGGTTGTGGTGGTCTATTTCCTGTTGGTAAAGAATCTAAAGGTGAAATTCAACTATTCCTGGGAAATGCTGGAACAGCTATGCGCCCATTGACTGCAGCAGTTGCTGCTGCTGGTGGGAATTCAAG CTATGTACTTGATGGAGTTCCTAGAATGAGGGAGAGGCCAATTGGTGATCTGGTCTCTGGTCTTAAGCAGCTTGGTTCTGATGTTGATTGTTTTCTTGGTACAAATTGCCCCCCAGTTCGTGTAGTGGGAAAGGGAGGCCTTCCCGGGGGGAAG GTGAAGCTCTCTGGATCTATCAGTAGTCAATACCTAACTGCTTTACTCATGGCAGCTCCACTGGCTCTAGGAGATGTTGAGATTGAAATTATTGATAAACTCATTTCTGTTCCTTATGTTGAAATGACTTTGAAACTGATGGACCGGTTTGGGGTCACTGTAGAGCATAGTGGTAGTTGGGACAGATTCCTGGTTCATGGGGGTCAGAAATACAA GTCTCCTGGAAAAGCTTATGTTGAAGGTGATGCCTCAAGTGCCAGTTACTTCTTAGCTGGTGCAGCTGTTACTGGTGGTACCATTACCGTCGAAGGTTGTGGGACTGGCAGTTTACAG GGTGACGTGAAATTTGCTGAGGTTCTTGAGGAAATGGGTGCTGAAGTCACCTGGACAGAAAACAGTGTTATTGTTAAAGGACCGCGGAGGGATTCTTCCAGAAGAAAACACCTTCGTGCCATTGATATCAACATGAACAAAATGCCAGATGTTGCCATGACCCTTGCTGTAGTTGCACTTTTCGCGGATGGTTCCACTGCAATAAGAGATG TGGCTAGCTGGAGAGTGAAGGAAACTGAGCGGATGATTGCTATATGCACAGAGCTTAGAAAG TTAGGGGCTACAGTTGAAGAAGGGCCAGATTACTGCATAATCACTCCACCAGAGAAGTTAAATATTACATCAATTGATACTTATGATGATCACAGAATGGCTATGGCTTTTTCTCTGGCGGCATGTGCAGGTGTTCCTGTAACCATCAAGGATCCTGGCTGCACACGCAAAACCTTCCCTGATTACTTTGATGTCCTTGAAAAGTTCTCAAAGCACTGA
- the LOC113763716 gene encoding pentatricopeptide repeat-containing protein At2g37230-like, with product MAYLSASKPSHFHPRNLSNVSTPLSLKSLFFFCSSPGSNPDQGTAPISPTESTGPETRNVDPAATPSRSPRGKHRRLQKNPEKLEDIICRMMANRAWTTRLQNSIRNLVPSFDHELVYNVLHGAKNSEHALQFFRWVERAGLFQHTRETHLKIIEILGRASKLNHARCILLDLPQKGVEWDEDMWVLLIESYGSAGIVQESVQLFQKMEELGVQRTIKTYDALFKVIMRRGRYGMAKRYFNKMLKEGIEPTRHTYNLMIWGFFLSSKVESAVRFFEEMKSREISPDVVTYNTMINGYCRVKNMEEAEKYFVEMKGRNLEPSVITYTTLIKGFVSAGGVDNALRFLEEMKKFGIKPNAITYSTLLPGLCDADKMSEADKILKEMVERHIAPNDDSIFTRLLSGQCEAGHLDAAADVLKAMIRLSIPTDAGHYGILIENFCKAGAYQRAVQLLDKLIEKEIILRPQTTLQMEPSAYNPVIEHLCNNGQTRKAELLLRQLMKMGVQDPVAFNNLIRGHSKEGTPESASELLTIMVRRKVVSEASAHVSLIESYLTKDEPADAKSALDTMIENGHLPDSSLYRSVMESLFADGRVQTASRVMMTMLEKGVKEHMDLIAKILEALLLRGHVEEALGRIELLMQNGLAPNFDNLLSILCEKGKTIAALKLLDHCLQRDYSVDFSSYDKVLDGLLAAGKTLNAYSILCKITEKGGVTDKNSYEDLIKTLNAEGNTKQADILSRMIMASDSKKGKKQAAMA from the coding sequence ATGGCGTATCTTTCAGCTTCGAAACCATCTCATTTCCATCCCAGAAACCTCTCAAATGTCTCCACCCCACTTTCGCTAAAAtccctcttcttcttctgctcATCCCCAGGTAGTAACCCAGATCAGGGAACAGCGCCCATTTCACCAACTGAATCCACTGGGCCAGAAACACGGAATGTTGATCCTGCGGCAACGCCATCCAGAAGCCCAAGAGGTAAGCATCGTCGTCTTCAGaaaaacccagaaaaattaGAAGATATTATCTGTAGAATGATGGCTAATCGTGCTTGGACTACCCGTTTACAGAATTCTATTCGCAATTTGGTTCCTAGCTTTGATCATGAACTTGTTTATAATGTACTTCATGGTGCGAAAAACTCTGAGCACGCGCTCCAGTTCTTCAGATGGGTGGAAAGGGCTGGACTTTTTCAGCATACTAGAGAAACCCATTTGAAAATTATTGAGATTTTAGGCCGAGCTTCGAAGCTCAATCACGCCAGGTGTATTCTGTTGGATCTGCCACAAAAGGGGGTCGAGTGGGATGAGGATATGTGGGTTCTGTTGATTGAGAGCTATGGTAGCGCGGGCATTGTGCAGGAGAGTGTGCAGCTGTTTCAAAAAATGGAGGAGTTGGGGGTTCAGAGGACGATAAAAACGTATGATGCTTTGTTTAAGGTTATAATGCGCAGAGGGCGGTATGGGATGGCCAAGAGGTACTTTAATAAGATGTTGAAGGAGGGGATTGAGCCCACAAGGCATACCTATAACCTTATGATTTGggggtttttcctttcttcgAAAGTGGAAAGTGCGGTAAGGTTCTTTGAGGAGATGAAAAGTAGGGAAATTTCACCTGATGTTGTCACTTATAATACCATGATCAATGGGTATTGTCGTGTTAAAAACATGGAGGAGGCTGAGAAGTATTTCGTGGAGATGAAGGGGAGGAATTTAGAGCCATCAGTGATAACTTACACGACTTTGATTAAGGGTTTTGTTTCTGCTGGGGGAGTTGACAATGCATTGAGATTtctggaagaaatgaagaaatttgggATTAAGCCAAATGCTATTACGTACTCAACCTTGTTGCCAGGGCTGTGTGATGCAGACAAGATGTCCGAAGCTGATAAGATTTTGAAGGAGATGGTCGAAAGACATATTGCTCCAAATGATGACTCAATCTTCACGAGACTGTTGTCTGGACAGTGCGAGGCAGGTCATTTGGATGCGGCTGCTGATGTGCTCAAAGCAATGATTCGCTTGAGTATTCCAACAGACGCTGGGCATTATGGTATCCTGATAGAGAATTTCTGTAAGGCTGGTGCGTATCAACGAGCTGTTCAATTGTTGGATAAGCTTATAGAGAAGGAAATCATCTTAAGACCACAGACTACTTTGCAAATGGAGCCTAGTGCTTACAATCCAGTCATTGAGCATCTATGCAACAATGGACAGACAAGAAAAGCTGAGTTGCTTTTGCGACAGTTGATGAAAATGGGTGTCCAGGATCCAGTTGCCTTCAACAATCTGATTCGTGGCCATTCAAAAGAAGGTACTCCTGAGTCAGCTTCTGAACTTTTGACAATCATGGTTAGGAGGAAGGTTGTTTCAGAAGCAAGTGCTCACGTATCACTTATCGAAAGTTACTTGACCAAGGATGAGCCTGCTGATGCTAAGTCAGCTTTGGATACTATGATTGAGAATGGTCATCTGCCAGACTCGTCTCTATATAGGTCAGTGATGGAGAGCTTGTTTGCAGATGGAAGGGTTCAAACAGCAAGCAGGGTGATGATGACTATGCTGGAGAAGGGTGTGAAAGAGCACATGGATTTGATTGCTAAAATCTTGGAGGCTCTCCTTCTGAGGGGCCATGTAGAGGAAGCCCTGGGAAGAATTGAATTGCTTATGCAAAATGGACTTGCACCTAACTTTGATAATCTTCTGTCCATTCTCTGTGAGAAAGGGAAGACAATTGCTGCTTTGAAGTTGTTAGATCATTGTTTACAGAGAGATTATAGTGTTGACTTCTCCAGCTATGATAAAGTTTTGGATGGCCTTTTAGCTGCTGGAAAAACTCTTAATGCATATTCAATTCTGTGCAAGATAACGGAGAAAGGAGGAGTTACAGACAAAAATAGCTATGAAGACTTAATCAAGACCCTTAATGCAGAGGGAAACACTAAGCAAGCAGATATTCTTTCAAGAATGATCATGGCCTCCGAtagcaagaaaggaaagaaacaagCGGCTATGGCATAG
- the LOC113761007 gene encoding transketolase, chloroplastic: MASSSSLTLSQAVLAGSIPRHGSSNPHLPSVSFPTFSGLKSAPSTTTTATSRRRSPSVPTAGRRQAQVLASAAVETLEKTDTALLEKSINTIRFLAVDAVEKANSGHPGLPMGCAPMGHILYDEVMKYNPKNPYWFNRDRFVLSAGHGCMLQYALLHLAGYDSVKEEDLKQFRQWGSKTPGHPENFETPGVEVTTGPLGQGIANAVGLALAEKHLAARYNKPDAEIVDHYTYVILGDGCQMEGVSNEVSSLAGHWGLGKLIAFYDDNHISIDGDTEIAFTESVELRFEALGWHVIWVKNGNTGYDEIRAAIKEAKAVKDKPTLIKVTTTIGYGSPNKANSYSVHGSALGAKEVEATRQNLGWPYEPFHVPEDVKKHWSRHVPVGAAYEAEWNAKFAEYEKKYPEEAAELKSLITGELPAGWEKALPAYTPESPADATRNLSQQNLNALVKVLPGLLGGSADLASSNMTLLKMYGDFQTKTPEERNVRFGVREHGMGSICNGIALHSPGLLPYCATFFVFTDYMRAAIRISALSEAGVIYVMTHDSIGLGEDGPTHQPIEHLASFRAMPNILMLRPADGNETAGSYKVAVLNRKRPSILALSRQKLPQLAGTSIEGVAKGGYIISDNSSGNKPDVILIGTGSELEIAAKAADELRKEGKAVRVVSLVSWELFDEQSAEYKESVFPAAVTARVSIEAGSTFGWEKIVGPKGKAIGIDRFGASAPAGKIYKELGITAEAVVAAAKSVS; the protein is encoded by the exons atggcttcttcttcttccctcaCTCTCTCCCAGGCCGTTCTCGCCGGCTCCATCCCTCGCCATGGCTCTTCCAACCCCCACCTCCCTTCTGTTTCCTTCCCCACATTTTCTGGCCTTAAATCCGCCCCCTCCACAACCACCACTGCTACCTCCCGCCGCCGCAGTCCCTCCGTCCCAACAGCGGGTCGACGCCAAGCCCAGGTCTTGGCCTCAGCTGCAGTAGAAACTCTGGAGAAAACCGACACGGCCCTTTTAGAAAAGTCCATCAATACCATCCGTTTCTTGGCCGTCGATGCTGTCGAGAAGGCTAATTCCGGTCACCCGGGTCTACCCATGGGTTGTGCTCCAATGGGTCATATTCTTTATGATGAGGTCATGAAGTATAATCCCAAGAATCCTTATTGGTTCAACAGGGACCGGTTTGTTCTCTCAGCCGGCCATGGATGTATGCTTCAGTATGCTTTGCTTCACCTTGCTGGATATGACTCTGTCAAG GAGGAAGATTTGAAGCAGTTCCGCCAATGGGGAAGCAAAACTCCGGGTCATCCTGAGAACTTTGAGACACCTGGTGTTGAAGTCACCACTG GTCCGCTTGGCCAAGGTATTGCAAATGCTGTTGGTTTAGCCCTTGCTGAGAAACACTTGGCTGCTCGTTACAACAAACCGGATGCCGAGATTGTTGACCACTACAC ATATGTTATCCTTGGTGATGGATGTCAAATGGAGGGGGTCTCAAATGAAGTTAGCTCCCTTGCTGGCCACTGGGGACTTGGAAAGCTGATTGCCTTCTATGATGATAACCATATTTCAATTGATGGTGATACTGAAATTGCTTTTACCGAGAGTGTCGAACTCCGGTTTGAGGCTCTTGGATGGCATGTTATCTGGGTCAAGAATGGTAATACAGGTTATGATGAAATTCGTGCTGCCATCAAGGAAGCAAAGGCTGTAAAAGACAAGCCTACCTTGATCAAG GTTACCACAACAATTGGTTATGGATCCCCCAACAAGGCAAACTCATACAGTGTACATGGCAGTGCGTTGGGTGCCAAGGAAGTAGAGGCCACTAGGCAGAACCTTGGATGGCCTTATGAGCCTTTCCATGTTCCTGAGGATGTCAAGAA ACACTGGAGCCGCCATGTTCCTGTGGGTGCTGCTTATGAAGCTGAATGGAATGCCAAATTTGCtgaatatgaaaaaaaatatcCAGAAGAAGCTGCTGAGTTGAAGTCCCTCATAACTGGTGAATTGCCAGCTGGATGGGAGAAAGCGCTTCCT GCATACACTCCTGAGAGCCCAGCTGATGCCACCAGAAACCTGTCTCAGCAAAATCTTAATGCCCTTGTTAAGGTTCTCCCTGGTCTGCTTGGTGGGAGTGCTGATCTTGCCTCCTCTAACATGACCCTTCTTAAAATGTATGGTGACTTCCAAACGAAGACACCAGAAGAACGTAATGTTAGGTTTGGTGTACGTGAGCATGGTATGGGATCCATCTGTAATGGGATTGCTCTCCACAGCCCTGGCCTACTTCCCTACTGTGCAACTTTCTTTGTGTTCACTGACTACATGAGAGCTGCCATTAGGATATCTGCCTTGTCTGAGGCCGGTGTTATCTACGTGATGACTCATGATTCAATTGGGCTGGGAGAAGATGGACCCACCCATCAGCCAATTGAGCACTTGGCAAGTTTTCGGGCAATGCCTAATATTTTGATGTTGCGTCCAGCTGATGGCAATGAGACAGCTGGTTCTTACAAGGTAGCTGTCCTCAATAGGAAGAGACCATCAATCCTTGCTCTCTCAaggcaaaagttgccccaactTGCTGGAACTTCTATTGAAGGAGTGGCAAAGGGTGGCTACATTATATCAGACAACTCTTCAGGCAACAAGCCTGATGTGATCTTGATTGGAACTGGTTCAGAGTTGGAAATTGCAGCCAAAGCTGCTGATGAACTAAGAAAGGAAGGGAAGGCCGTCAGAGTTGTCTCTCTTGTTTCATGGGAGCTTTTTGATGAGCAATCAGCTGAGTACAAGGAAAGTGTCTTTCCAGCGGCTGTAACAGCTAGGGTTAGCATCGAGGCTGGATCAACATTCGGATGGGAAAAGATTGTTGGACCTAAAGGAAAAGCAATCGGAATTGACCGATTTGGTGCTAGTGCTCCTGCAGGAAAAATATACAAGGAGCTTGGCATTACAGCAGAGGCTGTTGTAGCTGCAGCGAAAAGTGTTTCTTAG
- the LOC113763379 gene encoding DNA repair protein RAD51 homolog 3 isoform X2, whose translation MEVSSLPISASHRAKLISAGYISISSLSSISPAHLARDLGISENEATGILKVASQRGGPERTIPSHHSIVDGAQTAWDMLHEEESCRRITTSCADLDDILGGGISCKEVTEIGGVPGIGKTQLGIQLAINVQIPLEYGGLAGKAVYIDTEGSFMVERVQQVAEACIKDMQEYDSFLRKDLPARQVNLQANDFLANIYYFRICSYTEQIAVINYLEKFISEHKDIKVVIVDSITFHFRQDFDDMALRTRLLGGMALKLMKLAKKFTLAVILLNQVTTKYSGGSFQLTLALGDSWSHACTNRIILYWNGNGRYAHIDKSPSIRSASAPYAVTGRGIRNLASNCKRVKLM comes from the exons ATGGAAGTATCGAGTCTCCCAATTTCAGCTTCGCATAGAGCAAAGTTGATATCCGCCGGCTACATTTCTATCTCCTCCCTCAGCTCTATCTCGCCGGCCCACCTCGCCCGTG ATTTGGGGATTTCAGAGAACGAGGCTACTGGGATTTTGAAGGTGGCATCCCAAAGGGGTGGACCGGAGAGAACCATTCCAAGTCACCACTCTATTGTTGATG ggGCACAGACCGCCTGGGACATGTTGCATGAGGAGGAATCATGCAGAAGAATTACCACATCATGTGCAGATCTTGATGACATCCTAGGTGGAGGAATAAGTTGCAAAGAAGTTACTGAAATTG GTGGAGTGCCAGGAATTGGTAAAACACAACTTGG TATTCAACTTGCCATCAATGTTCAAATTCCACTTGAATACGGTGGCCTTGCAGGGAAAGCAGTTTATATTG ATACGGAAGGCAGCTTTATGGTTGAACGTGTTCAGCAAGTTGCTGAAGCATGCATCAAAGACATGCAAGAATATGATAGCTTTCTACGTAAAGATTTGCCAGCCCGTCAAGTAAATCTGCAGGCAAATGATTTTCTTGCCAATATATACTACTTTCGCATTTGCAGTTACACAGAGCAAATCGCCGTGATAAATTACTTGGAGAAGTTCATTTCAGAGCATAAAGAT ATCAAGGTTGTTATTGTTGACAGCATTACTTTTCACTTCCGTCAAGATTTTGATGACATGGCACTTAGAACTCGATTACTTGGTGGAATGGCCTTGAAGTTGATGAAACTTGCAAAGAAATTTACTCTAGCA GTTATTTTGTTGAATCAAGTAACCACCAAGTATTCGGGAGGTTCATTTCAACTGACTCTTGCTCTAG GTGATAGTTGGTCACATGCTTGTACAAATCGTATCATTTTGTACTGGAATGGCAATGGACGCTATGCCCATATTGACAAGTCACCTTCTATTCGATCAGCATCTGCTCCATATGCTGTAACTGGCAGAGGGATCCGAAATTTGGCTTCAAACTGTAAACGAGTCAAACTGATGTAA
- the LOC113763379 gene encoding DNA repair protein RAD51 homolog 3 isoform X1, producing the protein MEVSSLPISASHRAKLISAGYISISSLSSISPAHLARDLGISENEATGILKVASQRGGPERTIPSHHSIVDGLRAQTAWDMLHEEESCRRITTSCADLDDILGGGISCKEVTEIGGVPGIGKTQLGIQLAINVQIPLEYGGLAGKAVYIDTEGSFMVERVQQVAEACIKDMQEYDSFLRKDLPARQVNLQANDFLANIYYFRICSYTEQIAVINYLEKFISEHKDIKVVIVDSITFHFRQDFDDMALRTRLLGGMALKLMKLAKKFTLAVILLNQVTTKYSGGSFQLTLALGDSWSHACTNRIILYWNGNGRYAHIDKSPSIRSASAPYAVTGRGIRNLASNCKRVKLM; encoded by the exons ATGGAAGTATCGAGTCTCCCAATTTCAGCTTCGCATAGAGCAAAGTTGATATCCGCCGGCTACATTTCTATCTCCTCCCTCAGCTCTATCTCGCCGGCCCACCTCGCCCGTG ATTTGGGGATTTCAGAGAACGAGGCTACTGGGATTTTGAAGGTGGCATCCCAAAGGGGTGGACCGGAGAGAACCATTCCAAGTCACCACTCTATTGTTGATGGTTTGA ggGCACAGACCGCCTGGGACATGTTGCATGAGGAGGAATCATGCAGAAGAATTACCACATCATGTGCAGATCTTGATGACATCCTAGGTGGAGGAATAAGTTGCAAAGAAGTTACTGAAATTG GTGGAGTGCCAGGAATTGGTAAAACACAACTTGG TATTCAACTTGCCATCAATGTTCAAATTCCACTTGAATACGGTGGCCTTGCAGGGAAAGCAGTTTATATTG ATACGGAAGGCAGCTTTATGGTTGAACGTGTTCAGCAAGTTGCTGAAGCATGCATCAAAGACATGCAAGAATATGATAGCTTTCTACGTAAAGATTTGCCAGCCCGTCAAGTAAATCTGCAGGCAAATGATTTTCTTGCCAATATATACTACTTTCGCATTTGCAGTTACACAGAGCAAATCGCCGTGATAAATTACTTGGAGAAGTTCATTTCAGAGCATAAAGAT ATCAAGGTTGTTATTGTTGACAGCATTACTTTTCACTTCCGTCAAGATTTTGATGACATGGCACTTAGAACTCGATTACTTGGTGGAATGGCCTTGAAGTTGATGAAACTTGCAAAGAAATTTACTCTAGCA GTTATTTTGTTGAATCAAGTAACCACCAAGTATTCGGGAGGTTCATTTCAACTGACTCTTGCTCTAG GTGATAGTTGGTCACATGCTTGTACAAATCGTATCATTTTGTACTGGAATGGCAATGGACGCTATGCCCATATTGACAAGTCACCTTCTATTCGATCAGCATCTGCTCCATATGCTGTAACTGGCAGAGGGATCCGAAATTTGGCTTCAAACTGTAAACGAGTCAAACTGATGTAA